Within the Stenotrophomonas sp. 610A2 genome, the region GCGCCAAACCCTCCTTGGCGCCCAGTACCAGTGGCTGCAGACCGGCCTGCGCGAAGGCAGCTTCGGCGGACATCCGCACGCCGCCGATAAAGGCTTCACCGACACCAATCATCACGCTGGCCAGATGCGACAGCGGTGCGAGGTCGCCGGAAGCGCCAACCGAACCCTGGCAGGGCACAACCGGCACCACGTCCTTCTGCAACATTGCTTCCAGCAGCGCCAATGTCTGCGGGCGAATGCCCGATGCGCCTTGCGCGAGACTGGTCAACTTCAGCGCCATCATCAGTCGCACGACGTCGACCGGCATCGGCTCGCCTACACCGGCGGCGTGCGACAGCACGATATTGCGCTGCAGGGTTTCCAGGTCTTCGCGTTCGATGCGAACGCTGGCCAGCTTGCCGAAGCCGGTATTGATGCCGTACACGGGCTCACCCTTGGCGACGATGGCGTCCACCACCTGCGCGCTGCGCAGCACCGCAGCTTGGGCGGATTCGTCCAAGCGCACACTGGCGCCGCGATAGATCTGCCGCCATTGCGCCAACGGAACGTGGCCGGGGAGGAGGGTCAAGGTAATGCTCATGCGTGCTCCAGCAGTGCGAGATTCAAGGTGCGAGGTTCAACGTGCTTGGTTAAACGGTTTGCCCGCGCCAGACGCGGGCATGCAACGGGTTGAAGCCGATCCGGTAGACCAGGTCGGCGGGGGCGTCGATGTCCCAGATGGCAAGATCGCAATCCATGCCGGCTACCAGCTTGCCGACACGGTTGGCGCGGCCCAATGCGCGTGCGGCTTCGCGGGTGAAGCCGGCGATGCACTCGTCCACGGTCATGCGGAACAAGGTGGCGCCCATATTCATGGTCAGTAGCGGGCTGGTCAGTGGCGAGGTGCCGGGATTGCAGTCGGTTGCCAGCGCCATCGATACGCCTGCATCGCGCAGGCCCTGGATCGGCGGCAGCACGGTCTCGCGGGTGAAGTAATAGGCGCCAGGCAGCAGCACGGCAACGGTGCCGGCCGCACGCATCGCGGCGATGCCGGCTTCGTCCAGGTGTTCGATATGGTCAGCGGACAATGCGCCATTGTGTGCAGCCAATTCCGCACCGTGCTGGTTGGACAGCTGCTCGGCGTGGATCTTGATTGCCAGGCCGTGTTGCTTGGCTGCTTCGAACACCTGCTGTGCCTGCGCCGGTGAAAAGGCGATGTTCTCGCAGAAAATATCGACCGCTTCGGCCAGGCTTTCTGCAGCGATGGCCGGGATCATCACAGCGCAGACTTCGTTGATGTAGGCCTGTGCCTCGTGGCCGGGCGGCACAGCATGCGCACCAAGGAAGGTTGGCACGATCTCGACCTTGCGCAGTACACCCAGCTCGCGCGCAACGCGCAGCTGCTTGCGCTCATCGGCCAGGGTCAGGCCATAGCCGGATTTGATCTCGAGGGTGGTGATGCCTTCGGCCAGCATCGCATCCAGCCGGGGCAGGCTGGCGCTGATCAACGCTGCGTCATCCGCCTGGCGGGTCGCACCGACCGTGGAAACGATGCCGCCACCGGCCTTGGCGATCTGCGCATAGGTCACGCCCTGAAGGCGCTGCTCGAACTCGCCGGCGCGGTTGCCGGCATAGACCAGATGGGTATGGCAGTCGATCAGGCCGGGGCTGATCCAGCGGCCATTGCAGTCGACGCGTTTATCGGCTTCAAATGCAGGGGCATCTGCCGCTGGCCCGACATGCAGGATGCGGCCATCGCGGGCGGCGACAACACCGTCGCGGATGCTGCCCAGTCCGCCCGAGGCGTCGTCCAGGGTCATCAGGTTGGCGTTGTGCCATAGCGTGTCGCAGCGCATTGTCCCTCTCCGTGCCTATTTGTATATACAATAACGGCGACCATCGGAGAGTGTCCAGTGACAACGATCAAGCCAGCCCCAACGGTTCGTTTCCACGCTGCCCAGGCCTTGTTGCCGCAGGGCTGGGCGCAGGATGTGCGCATCGACAGCGTTGCCGGGCGCATCACCGCGGTGGTTGCCGGTGAAGCCTGGGATGGCCAGTCGCAGCGTCTGGACGTGGTGGTGCCGGGCCTGGGCAATCTGCACAGCCACGCTTTCCAGCGCGCGATGGCCGGGCTTACCGAGGTTGGCGGACGCTCAGGTGACAGCTTCTGGAGCTGGCGCGAACTGATGTACCGGTTCCTTGACCGGCTGGACCCGGATACCTTCCAGGCCATCGCCGCGCAGGCCTATATGGAAATGCTGGAGAGCGGTTTCACCCGCGTCGGTGAGTTCCATTACCTGCACCACACCGAGAATGGCGGCCGTTACGCCGACCACGCTGAAATGTCGGTACGCGTTGCCGCAGCAGCGGATGAAACCGGGTTGGGCCTGACCCTGCTGCCGGTGTTCTACGCGCACAGTGATTTTGGCGGTGCCGCGCCCACCCCGGCGCAGCGCCGTTTTCTGCACGATATCGATGGTTTCGCCGAGCTGCTGCAGGGGTGCAAGCGAGCGCTCGCGGATAGCCCTGATGCGGTGCTTGGGCTGGCACCGCACAGCCTGCGCGCGAGCACGCCGGAGGAATTGCAGGCGCTGGTCGCGTTGGCGCCGGGCCCGATCCACATCCATATCGCCGAGCAGACCCGCGAAGTCGATGCCTGCCTGGCCTGGAGCGGCCAGCGGCCGGTGGAATGGCTCTACGCCAATGCAGCGGTGGATGCGCGTTGGTGTCTGGTGCACGCCACCCACGTCAACGACAAGGAAGTGCGGTTGATGGCAGACAGTGGTGCGGTGGTCGGCCTGTGCCCGATTACCGAGGCCAATCTGGGCGATGGCCTGTTCCCGATGCGCGGGTTCGTACAGGCTGGTGGCCGTTTCGGTGTCGGTTCCGATTCCAATGTATTGATTGATGCGGCCGAGGAGCTGCGCCTGCTCGAATACGGACAGCGTCTGCAGTTGCGCGGACGCAATGTGCTCTCGCCGGGCGATTTGTCCAGCGGCCGCTGGCTCTACCAGCAGGCCGGCGAGGGTGGCGCACAGGCATTGGGCGTGCAGGCCGGATTGAGTGTGGGCGCTGCCGCTGATCTGCTTGAATTGGATGCCCAGCATCCGGCCCTGCTCAACCGCAGTGGTGACGCTTTGCTTGACAGCTGGCTGTTCGCCGCACGTAATGGCGCCCTTCGCAGTGTCTGGCGCAACGGTCGGGCCCTGGTCCGCGATGGTCGTCACGTGAACCGTGATGCGATCAGCGCGCGTTACCGTACCGCGCTTGCGCGGATACTGGGCTAAGGTCGGTTTTCGGCCAGACACCGCCTCTTTCAGGAAACCCGAGTGAAGGGCAAGAAAGCTCCCACCCTCAACCACCGCATCCGCAGTGACATCGAAGGCCGCATCCTCAGCGGCGAATGGGAGCCCGGCTTCCGGATTCCGTTTGAACACGAGTTGATGGAGCAGTACGGCTGCTCGCGGATGACGGTGAACAAGGTGCTTACCGCGCTGGCCGAGAGCGGCATGATCGAGCGTCGCCGCCGCGCCGGTTCCTTTGTTGCCCGGCAGCCACCTCACCTTGAGCAGGTGGCGCTGGAAATTCCCGACATCGAGGTGGCGGTCACCGACCGCGGCCACGAATACGGCTTCCAGCTGCTGGAGCGCGCACATCGCAAGGCCAAGGATGCCGTGGCCGAAGAGTTGCTGTTGGTGGGCGAGGGCAAGTTGCTGGCGATGCGTTGCCTGCATCTGGCCGATGGCAAGCCACTGGCGTTGGAGCGCCGCCTGATCAATCCCGAGGCGGTGCCGGAAACCCTGAAAGTGGATTTCTCCGTCCACGCGCCGGGCAGTTGGCTGCTGCAGAACGTGTCATGGACGCGCGGCCAGCACCGTATCAGTGCGGTGGCCGCGACGGCCGATGAGGCTGCGTTGTTGCAGGTGCCGGTGGGCACGGCCTGTCTGGTCATCGACCGCCAGACCTGGCGCGGCGAGCTGCCCATCACCTGGGTGCGGCAGATGTTCCTCGGCGATGCCTACGACCTGATTGCCCGCTTCGCGCCGGGCGCACGCTGATTCAACCCGTCTGATTCACCGTCCAGCCAGGCCGGTGCCTGGCTGGACGGTGCTGTTGCTCAGATCGTGCTGCACTGCCGCCAGCGCACCGGCTCATCCACGCCCGGGCGCGGGTTGAGCTGCACCCGGGTGGTGCGCAGCGCCGGGTAGCGTTGCAGCTGCTGGCAGATCAACGGCCACACCTGGGCGTCTTCGCCGCTGCGTTCCACCGACAAGGTGGAGCGGGTCAGCCAGATGCCGCTGACCACGCCGGAAGTGCCGGCCAAGGCCTTTGAAACGGATTGCTGGTAGCGCAGCAGGGTGGCCGCGTCCGGGTCCTGCACGAGGTCGCCAGGGTGAGGGGCGGTGGTCGGCGCGGCTGCCGCAGGTTTGGCCTTGGTCGGTTCAGTGGCGGGCTCGGCGGCAGGCTGTGCGGCCCCTTCCGCAGCTGCTTCGGCAGCTGGTTCAACGGTCAGCTGTGGCGCCGCCGCGACGGGTGCGGCGGCCGGAGCGTCTCCTTGCATGGTCATGTAGCCCATGCCGGCCAGCAGGCCGAGGGTGACTGCAGCCAGGCCGGCGATGCCGGTATGGCGCACCGCCTCGCGGCGGGCGATACCGGTCACGGTCTCATGTGCTTCGGTCGGCATGTAGGGCTTGAGCAGCTGCCACAGCTGGCGTGCATCGATGACTTCGATCGAGCTCTTTTCCGCTTCGGCCAGACCATCGCGCTCGACGTGGCCCTCGGTGATCAGCAGCCCGCCAACGGCGCCGGTCAGGCTGATGGCCGATGCGAGTTCGTGGATCGCGCTCGCGTCGAAGCGATAGGCGCGGCCGTGTTTGCACGACACCAGCCAGCGCTGGCCATCACGCTGCAGCAGGAAATCGCTGCTGGTGCCGCGGTCGTTTTCATCGTCGTCGGTGAGCGGGTGCAGGTCGCGCTGCTCGGCCATGGCCTGGTGCACGATGCGGGAAAACTCGCGCCAGCGCATGCCGGCCAATGCCGCCAGGCCGTGCTGGCGCTCGGTTTGACGGCGGGCAACCAACCATAAGTAAGCCGAAGCCAGGCCCCACAAAAACAATGCAAGCAACAGGGCCAGAATCCACGAAAACATCGACATACCTGGGAAGCCTAGAGTAGGGGCCCAGTCTATCTTTCCTGACGACCGTAAGAGCTGGCTGACTTCGCCTTTTTGAGCTGAGCCGGTGAATTAATCGGTGGGTTTGGTCGTCGGCCAGTAATGGCTGTCGGGTACCGCGCGTGCGCCAAAAATGGCCTGGCCGACCCGGACCACGGTTGCGCCTTCCTCGATGGCGATCTCGAAATCCCCCGACATGCCCATCGACAGCTCGTCCAGGCCGATGCCGGCTGGGACCTGCTGTCGCAGCGTGTCGCGCAGTTCCCGCAGGCGCACGAAGCAGGCACGTACCTGCTCAGGCTGGGCCGAGAACAGGGCAAGGGTCATGAGCCCGCGCACGCGCAATGCGCCGGAACGCGGCAAGG harbors:
- the hutI gene encoding imidazolonepropionase gives rise to the protein MRCDTLWHNANLMTLDDASGGLGSIRDGVVAARDGRILHVGPAADAPAFEADKRVDCNGRWISPGLIDCHTHLVYAGNRAGEFEQRLQGVTYAQIAKAGGGIVSTVGATRQADDAALISASLPRLDAMLAEGITTLEIKSGYGLTLADERKQLRVARELGVLRKVEIVPTFLGAHAVPPGHEAQAYINEVCAVMIPAIAAESLAEAVDIFCENIAFSPAQAQQVFEAAKQHGLAIKIHAEQLSNQHGAELAAHNGALSADHIEHLDEAGIAAMRAAGTVAVLLPGAYYFTRETVLPPIQGLRDAGVSMALATDCNPGTSPLTSPLLTMNMGATLFRMTVDECIAGFTREAARALGRANRVGKLVAGMDCDLAIWDIDAPADLVYRIGFNPLHARVWRGQTV
- a CDS encoding formimidoylglutamate deiminase codes for the protein MKPAPTVRFHAAQALLPQGWAQDVRIDSVAGRITAVVAGEAWDGQSQRLDVVVPGLGNLHSHAFQRAMAGLTEVGGRSGDSFWSWRELMYRFLDRLDPDTFQAIAAQAYMEMLESGFTRVGEFHYLHHTENGGRYADHAEMSVRVAAAADETGLGLTLLPVFYAHSDFGGAAPTPAQRRFLHDIDGFAELLQGCKRALADSPDAVLGLAPHSLRASTPEELQALVALAPGPIHIHIAEQTREVDACLAWSGQRPVEWLYANAAVDARWCLVHATHVNDKEVRLMADSGAVVGLCPITEANLGDGLFPMRGFVQAGGRFGVGSDSNVLIDAAEELRLLEYGQRLQLRGRNVLSPGDLSSGRWLYQQAGEGGAQALGVQAGLSVGAAADLLELDAQHPALLNRSGDALLDSWLFAARNGALRSVWRNGRALVRDGRHVNRDAISARYRTALARILG
- the hutC gene encoding histidine utilization repressor yields the protein MKGKKAPTLNHRIRSDIEGRILSGEWEPGFRIPFEHELMEQYGCSRMTVNKVLTALAESGMIERRRRAGSFVARQPPHLEQVALEIPDIEVAVTDRGHEYGFQLLERAHRKAKDAVAEELLLVGEGKLLAMRCLHLADGKPLALERRLINPEAVPETLKVDFSVHAPGSWLLQNVSWTRGQHRISAVAATADEAALLQVPVGTACLVIDRQTWRGELPITWVRQMFLGDAYDLIARFAPGAR
- a CDS encoding restriction endonuclease, whose protein sequence is MFSWILALLLALFLWGLASAYLWLVARRQTERQHGLAALAGMRWREFSRIVHQAMAEQRDLHPLTDDDENDRGTSSDFLLQRDGQRWLVSCKHGRAYRFDASAIHELASAISLTGAVGGLLITEGHVERDGLAEAEKSSIEVIDARQLWQLLKPYMPTEAHETVTGIARREAVRHTGIAGLAAVTLGLLAGMGYMTMQGDAPAAAPVAAAPQLTVEPAAEAAAEGAAQPAAEPATEPTKAKPAAAAPTTAPHPGDLVQDPDAATLLRYQQSVSKALAGTSGVVSGIWLTRSTLSVERSGEDAQVWPLICQQLQRYPALRTTRVQLNPRPGVDEPVRWRQCSTI